Proteins from a genomic interval of Quercus lobata isolate SW786 chromosome 11, ValleyOak3.0 Primary Assembly, whole genome shotgun sequence:
- the LOC115967335 gene encoding cation/H(+) antiporter 18-like: MATNASACPAAMKATSNGLFQGDNPLHFSLPLATVQICLVVALTRILAFLLRPLRQPRVIAEIVGGILLGPSALGRNEDYLNAVFPSRSLTVLDTLANLGLLFFLFLVGLELDPRSLRRTGKKALSVAMAGISFPFALGIGTSFVLKGSISKGVDGPPFLVFMGVALSITAFPVLARILAELKLLTTDVGRMAMSAAAVNDVAAWILLALAIALSGTDRSPLVSLWVFLCGGGFVLCLSYIVPPIFKWMAQRCPEGEPVDELYVCATLAAVLAAGFVTDTIGIHALFGAFVIGVLVPKEGPFAGALMEKVEDLVSGLFLPLYFVSSGLKTNIATIRGVQSWGLLVLVIITACFGKIVGTVVVSLLCKVPVQEALALGILMNTKGLVELIVLNIGKDRKVLNDQTFAIMVLMAIFTTFITTPLVMAVYKPAKRMIKVYYKYRKIERNDSNVQLRILVCFHSTTNIPAMINLIEASRGTEKKEGLRVYALHLVELSERPSVIMMVHKARKNGLPFWNKGWHSDHNQIVVAFEAFRQLSRVSIRPMTAISPMINIHEDICTSAERERASIIILPFHKQQRFDGTLEVTRNDYRWVNQRVLEHAPCSVGILMDRGLGGSTHVSARNVCSTVTVLFFGGGDDREALAYGARMAEHPGISLTVIHFIASPETAQEVVNVKVDICENSNTSEGSGDEKFLVEFKQKFVKDSSIKFEERFVRNVAETIEVILEYSRSDLFLVGRMPEVATLIEKSDCLDLGPVGSLLTSPDFSTSASVLVVQQYHSQRVSTSGPSKRVDMLPEEDLESNNVQQKTIL; encoded by the exons ATGGCCACAAATGCTAGTGCATGTCCGGCAGCCATGAAGGCTACATCAAATGGGTTGTTCCAAGGGGATAATCCTCTTCATTTTTCACTCCCTCTTGCCACCGTGCAGATATGTCTTGTAGTTGCACTCACACGTATTCTTGCTTTTCTTTTGAGGCCACTGAGACAGCCTCGGGTGATTGCAGAGATTGTG GGTGGAATATTACTTGGCCCGTCAGCTCTAGGTCGCAACGAGGACTATCTAAATGCAGTTTTTCCATCTAGAAGCCTCACAGTGTTGGATACTTTAGCCAATCTTGGTCTgctcttctttttatttcttgtagGCCTAGAGTTAGACCCAAGGTCACTTCGTCGGACTGGAAAGAAAGCTTTAAGTGTAGCCATGGCGGGAATCAGCTTTCCCTTTGCATTAGGAATTGGAACATCATTTGTCCTCAAAGGAAGTATTTCCAAAGGTGTAGATGGACCCCCATTTCTTGTATTCATGGGGGTCGCCCTTTCTATTACTGCCTTCCCTGTCTTGGCCCGAATTTTGGCTGAACTTAAGCTATTAACCACTGATGTTGGCCGAATGGCCATGTCAGCAGCAGCGGTCAATGATGTGGCTGCATGGATTCTACTTGCTCTTGCCATTGCCCTCTCTGGTACTGACCGCTCTCCTCTTGTTTCATTATGGGTTTTCTTGTGTGGAGGTGGTTTTGTTCTGTGTTTGTCATACATTGTCCCTCCTATCTTTAAATGGATGGCACAGCGTTGCCCTGAGGGTGAGCCAGTTGACGAGTTGTATGTATGTGCTACTTTAGCTGCAGTTTTGGCAGCGGGGTTTGTCACTGATACTATTGGAATTCATGCCCTCTTTGGTGCATTTGTCATTGGAGTTCTTGTCCCAAAGGAAGGGCCATTTGCAGGTGCTCTTATGGAAAAAGTTGAGGATCTTGTTTCTGGTCTCTTCCTTCCATTGTACTTTGTCTCAAGTGGATTGAAAACCAATATAGCAACAATTCGAGGAGTTCAGTCATGGGGTCTTCTTGTTTTAGTCATTATTACAGCATGTTTTGGGAAGATTGTTGGTACTGTAGTTGTCTCCCTTCTTTGCAAAGTGCCTGTTCAGGAGGCTCTGGCTTTGGGGATCTTGATGAATACTAAAGGCTTGGTGGAACTCATTGTCCTCAACATTGGCAAAGACAGAAAG GTATTGAATGATCAAACATTTGCTATCATGGTTCTGATGGCTATCTTCACAACCTTTATTACGACACCTTTAGTTATGGCAGTATATAAGCCAGCTAAAAGAATGATTAAGGTCTACTACAAGTatagaaaaattgagagaaatgaTTCAAATGTTCAACTTCGGATTTTGGTCTGTTTCCACAGTACCACAAACATTCCTGCAATGATTAATCTCATTGAGGCTTCACGAGGGACTGAAAAGAAGGAAGGACTTCGCGTATATGCATTGCATCTCGTGGAGCTAAGTGAGAGGCCATCAGTAATTATGATGGTCCATAAGGCAAGAAAGAATGGGCTACCCTTTTGGAATAAGGGGTGGCATTCAGACCACAATCAAATTGTTGTAGCTTTTGAGGCCTTCCGGCAGCTAAGCCGAGTGTCCATTCGCCCAATGACAGCAATATCTCCAATGATTAACATCCACGAGGACATATGCACAAGTGCTGAGAGGGAAAGGGCATCAATAATAATTCTCCCATTCCACAAGCAGCAGAGGTTTGATGGTACATTGGAGGTAACTCGAAATGATTACCGTTGGGTCAACCAGAGAGTTCTTGAGCATGCACCATGCTCTGTGGGGATCTTGATGGATCGTGGACTTGGTGGAAGCACCCATGTATCCGCAAGGAATGTTTGTTCAACCGTAACTGTCTTATTCTTTGGGGGCGGTGATGATCGTGAAGCCCTTGCTTATGGGGCTCGAATGGCTGAACACCCTGGTATTAGTCTAACAGTCATTCACTTCATAGCAAGCCCTGAGACTGCACAAGAGGTTGTTAATGTTAAAGTTGATATTTGTGAAAACTCCAATACTTCAGAAGGATCTGGAGATGAAAAGTTTCTTGTTGAATTCAAACAAAAGTTTGTAAAGGACAGCTCAATCAAATTTGAAGAGAGGTTTGTGAGAAATGTTGCAGAAACTATTGAAGTCATTTTAGAATATAGTCGATCTGatctttttttggttggtagAATGCCTGAGGTTGCTACTTTGATTGAGAAGAGTGATTGCCTCGATCTGGGACCAGTTGGTAGCTTGTTGACATCTCCTGATTTCTCTACATCAGCATCAGTCTTGGTGGTGCAACAGTATCATAGCCAGAGAGTTTCAACTTCAGGGCCTTCAAAGAGGGTAGATATGTTGCCTGAAGAAGATTTGGAATCTAATAATGTACAGcaaaaaactattttgtaa